A region of Canis lupus baileyi unplaced genomic scaffold, mCanLup2.hap1 Scaffold_371, whole genome shotgun sequence DNA encodes the following proteins:
- the LOC140629927 gene encoding ubiquitin-conjugating enzyme E2 R2-like, with product MAQQQMTSSQKALMLELKSLQEEPVEGFRITLVDESDLYNWEVAIFGPPNTLYEGGYFKGSPGGPAVWPRLRHRV from the exons ATGGCCCAGCAGCAGATGACCAGCTCGCAGAAGGCCCTGATGCTCGAGCTGAAATCCCTGCAGGAGGAGCCGGTGGAAGGCTTCCGGATCACCCTGGTGGATGAGTCCGACCTCTACAACTGGGAGGTTGCCATCTTCGGACCCCCCAACACCCTCTACGAAGGCGGCTACTTCAAG ggcagccccggtggccctgCGGTTTGGCCCCGCCttcggcacagggtgtga